A section of the Ruania halotolerans genome encodes:
- a CDS encoding S1C family serine protease: MRGGVVALLMLLSLLVGLIAGAIGGMQLIDEPAPSSLPSAPAGNPSASPGDLSDGSVAGIAADVLPSTVYIRTGGGGVGGSGSGFVLREDGVVVTNHHVIAGAQDVTVVFSDGSQETAEVVGSTVDYDLAVLQVDREDLTPLVLGDSDGLRVGDPVVAIGAPLGLEGTVTAGIVSALDRPVSIPGEEGSSFLNAIQTDAAINPGNSGGPLVNASGEVIGVNSAIASTAQSGSAAGSVGLGFAIPSTQVRRTAQQLLDTGEATYPIIGATLNGQYSGEGVQVLEESDDDLEAIVSGGPADEAGLRPGDVIVAMDGEPVTAPDELIVKIRSRAPGETITLTVREGGQDRDVDVVLGERASE, translated from the coding sequence GTGCGGGGTGGTGTCGTCGCCCTCCTGATGCTGCTGAGCCTGCTTGTCGGACTGATCGCCGGTGCGATCGGCGGCATGCAACTCATCGACGAGCCTGCGCCGTCGTCGCTGCCGTCGGCCCCGGCAGGAAACCCATCGGCGAGCCCGGGCGATCTCAGCGATGGCTCGGTCGCGGGGATTGCCGCGGATGTGCTGCCGAGCACGGTCTACATCCGCACCGGCGGCGGTGGCGTTGGTGGCTCGGGGAGTGGCTTCGTGCTCCGTGAGGACGGCGTGGTGGTGACCAACCATCACGTGATCGCCGGTGCGCAGGACGTGACCGTGGTTTTCTCCGACGGCAGTCAGGAAACGGCCGAGGTGGTCGGATCCACTGTCGACTACGACCTCGCCGTGCTGCAGGTGGACCGCGAGGATCTGACGCCGCTCGTGCTCGGCGACTCCGACGGGCTCCGGGTCGGCGATCCGGTGGTGGCCATCGGCGCTCCACTCGGTCTTGAGGGCACCGTCACGGCCGGGATCGTCAGCGCCCTGGACCGCCCGGTGAGCATCCCGGGTGAGGAAGGCAGCTCTTTCCTGAACGCCATCCAGACCGACGCAGCGATCAACCCGGGCAACTCCGGTGGGCCGTTGGTGAACGCCTCGGGTGAGGTGATCGGGGTGAACTCCGCGATCGCCTCCACCGCTCAGTCCGGATCCGCAGCAGGAAGCGTCGGACTCGGATTCGCCATCCCGAGCACTCAGGTGCGGCGTACCGCCCAGCAGCTCCTCGATACGGGGGAGGCGACCTACCCGATCATCGGGGCCACGCTGAACGGGCAGTACAGCGGCGAAGGCGTGCAGGTCCTCGAAGAGTCCGACGACGACCTCGAGGCCATTGTCTCTGGTGGGCCGGCCGATGAGGCCGGTCTGCGACCTGGTGACGTGATCGTGGCGATGGACGGTGAACCGGTGACGGCACCAGATGAGCTGATCGTGAAGATCCGTTCCCGTGCTCCGGGGGAGACGATCACGCTGACCGTGCGCGAGGGCGGCCAGGACCGTGACGTGGATGTGGTGCTCGGAGAGCGGGCCAGTGAGTAG
- a CDS encoding anti-sigma factor family protein, with amino-acid sequence MSHLGPLVSPFVDGQLSPARMAKVEQHLVECPACRSRVDAERSCRDAARAARAVPVNPDLTEKLLALSIPGATAGPLRTGPGEVERAVRGTRVRVISGALASAGVFAIALFVLGGQQRQVDDLTAMVPTFKDPAALTTMPVLGNVSPAGHSSPTTGGEEISGTVLEWMTASGWSAPSDLPAGMRVENVSVADNADAGGQVLRLDLVDGATVVHVMEQRGVLDTSMVAALEPVQVGPHEVYLVAENWWIVQCGGSVVAVSSGEDPTAAHEVIMRMSEADDSGVVDRLANGLHVLLAGS; translated from the coding sequence ATGAGCCACTTGGGCCCCCTCGTGTCCCCGTTCGTCGACGGGCAGCTCTCGCCAGCACGCATGGCCAAGGTGGAGCAGCATCTCGTGGAGTGTCCGGCGTGCCGCTCCCGGGTGGACGCCGAGCGCTCCTGCCGGGATGCTGCACGCGCGGCACGAGCGGTCCCGGTCAACCCGGATCTCACCGAGAAGTTGCTCGCGCTGAGCATCCCCGGAGCCACCGCGGGGCCGCTGCGTACCGGGCCCGGTGAGGTGGAGCGCGCCGTGCGTGGCACGCGGGTGCGGGTGATCTCCGGTGCGCTTGCCTCAGCCGGCGTGTTCGCGATTGCCCTGTTTGTGCTTGGCGGCCAGCAACGCCAGGTTGATGATCTCACCGCGATGGTTCCCACGTTCAAGGACCCAGCAGCCCTGACCACCATGCCGGTCCTAGGCAACGTCAGCCCTGCCGGTCATAGCTCTCCGACCACCGGCGGCGAGGAGATCTCCGGCACTGTGCTGGAGTGGATGACTGCCTCCGGGTGGTCGGCACCGAGCGATTTACCCGCGGGGATGCGAGTGGAGAACGTCAGCGTCGCGGACAATGCCGATGCTGGCGGGCAAGTCCTCCGGCTCGACCTCGTGGACGGGGCCACGGTCGTGCACGTGATGGAGCAGCGCGGCGTACTCGATACTTCGATGGTCGCGGCGCTCGAACCGGTGCAGGTCGGTCCCCACGAGGTGTATCTGGTCGCGGAGAACTGGTGGATCGTGCAATGCGGCGGCTCCGTCGTCGCCGTCTCCTCCGGCGAAGACCCGACGGCGGCCCATGAGGTGATCATGCGCATGTCCGAGGCCGACGACTCCGGCGTCGTGGACCGGCTCGCGAACGGTCTGCACGTCCTGCTCGCTGGTTCATGA
- the sigE gene encoding RNA polymerase sigma factor SigE — MNTMTPVAADDVANEITDVDPSAGGWQPPTWEQVVRENSDRVYRLAYRLTGNRADAEDLTQEVFVRVFRSLNSYAPGTFQGWLHRITTNLFLDGQRRKKRIRFDALGPAAERLPATGESGSPERRYEHENLDTDIQAALDGLKPQYRAAVVLCDIEGLSYEEIGATLGISMGTVRSRIHRGRAQLRNALAHRAPGAPDGGLLVGPGPDPGREDPSAPALPAVLAAPPAPAAGVAE; from the coding sequence ATGAATACGATGACTCCTGTTGCCGCTGATGACGTCGCGAATGAGATCACCGACGTCGATCCTTCTGCGGGTGGTTGGCAGCCGCCCACCTGGGAGCAGGTCGTGCGGGAGAACTCCGACCGGGTCTACCGGCTTGCGTACCGGCTCACCGGGAACCGGGCCGATGCCGAGGATCTGACCCAGGAAGTGTTCGTGCGCGTGTTCCGCTCGCTGAACTCCTACGCCCCGGGCACCTTTCAGGGCTGGCTGCACCGCATCACCACGAACCTGTTCCTGGATGGGCAGCGGCGCAAGAAGCGCATCCGGTTCGATGCGCTCGGACCCGCTGCCGAGCGCCTCCCCGCCACCGGCGAGTCCGGTTCACCGGAGCGACGCTACGAGCATGAGAACCTCGACACCGACATTCAGGCGGCGTTGGACGGTCTCAAACCTCAGTACCGAGCGGCCGTGGTGCTCTGCGACATCGAAGGGCTCTCCTACGAGGAGATCGGTGCGACTCTCGGCATCTCCATGGGCACGGTGCGATCCCGGATCCACCGCGGCCGCGCCCAGTTGCGTAACGCTCTGGCGCATCGCGCTCCCGGCGCTCCGGACGGCGGGTTGCTGGTCGGCCCTGGGCCGGATCCGGGCCGCGAGGACCCGAGCGCGCCCGCCCTTCCTGCTGTGCTTGCCGCCCCGCCCGCTCCGGCCGCCGGAGTGGCCGAATGA
- a CDS encoding O-methyltransferase: MAADKAQSWAYTEDYLTEPEQTQLARGRAEEFGITPVSPGTGAALRMLAAASKARAVAEVGTGTGVSGLWLLEGMLTDGVLTTIDIEVEHQRAAKETFAAAQIRPTRTRTISGRALDVLPRLADAAYDMVVIDGDPAEAADDADQAIRMLRTGGVLAVTDALARDRVADPARRDEQTVAMRELGRRIREDERLIPTLLPVGDGLLVAIVR, from the coding sequence ATCGCTGCCGACAAGGCCCAGAGCTGGGCCTACACCGAGGACTACCTCACCGAGCCCGAACAGACCCAACTCGCCCGTGGCCGAGCCGAGGAATTCGGGATCACTCCGGTCTCCCCAGGAACTGGTGCCGCATTGCGCATGCTCGCCGCGGCGTCGAAGGCACGCGCTGTGGCCGAAGTCGGTACCGGTACCGGCGTCTCCGGCCTGTGGCTGCTGGAAGGAATGCTCACCGATGGTGTGCTCACCACGATCGACATCGAGGTGGAGCACCAGCGAGCGGCCAAGGAGACATTCGCTGCGGCTCAGATCCGCCCGACCCGCACCCGCACGATCTCCGGGCGAGCCCTGGACGTGCTCCCCCGGCTGGCCGACGCGGCCTACGACATGGTGGTGATCGACGGCGACCCCGCCGAGGCAGCCGACGATGCCGATCAGGCCATCCGGATGCTGCGCACCGGCGGAGTGCTTGCAGTGACCGATGCGCTCGCCCGCGATCGGGTGGCCGATCCGGCACGGCGCGACGAGCAGACCGTCGCGATGCGCGAGTTGGGCCGACGCATTCGTGAAGATGAGCGACTCATCCCTACGCTGCTGCCGGTCGGCGACGGCCTGCTGGTAGCCATCGTCCGCTAA
- a CDS encoding leucyl aminopeptidase family protein produces the protein MAHGPTLTAGPAAPGADDLRDWGEQSTLVLALASGHDRPDGAGSVSLRVAAVPAYGIEFAEWAASAGATGAAGEAVVAPLPPVAAWAGLPRRVVFLGVGDGTQRSARRAGAALARATAGCDHAAIVLSTLLDDAAASFVEGVLLGAYSPPSLGSAADRVSPLAALTLCSESEGIATAVAEGAVAAETTLVARRLAATPSNVKNPQWMAGQARELAQDTGLQVQVHDERWLAEHGFGGILAVGGGSDSPARLVTVEHPGSGATNGAPVVLVGKGITYDTGGISLKPREAMIPMKTDMAGAAAVLGAVLGAARAGLAVRVIAVLPLAENAVGAASYRPGDVVEMVDGTTVEIGNTDAEGRMVLADAMAWARTEYAPSALVDVATLTGAASLGLGKRHAALYATDDHLRAGLEAAAERTGEQVWAMPLVQEYRTALDSTVADLCHIATDSSVGGGSITAALFLQQFAGSGAWAHLDIAGPGRAPKPEHEVNEGATGFGARLLFRWLQSLT, from the coding sequence ATGGCTCACGGCCCCACACTCACTGCCGGACCTGCCGCTCCTGGCGCGGATGACCTGCGCGACTGGGGTGAGCAGAGCACGCTGGTGCTTGCTCTGGCTTCCGGTCACGATCGCCCCGACGGCGCAGGCTCGGTCTCCCTTCGGGTCGCTGCGGTGCCGGCGTACGGAATCGAGTTCGCCGAGTGGGCCGCGTCGGCTGGCGCGACCGGGGCCGCCGGGGAGGCGGTGGTGGCGCCACTTCCTCCGGTGGCCGCGTGGGCCGGGCTGCCACGGCGGGTGGTCTTTCTCGGCGTGGGTGACGGTACGCAGCGGTCCGCGCGCCGGGCCGGCGCCGCACTTGCCCGGGCCACCGCCGGGTGCGACCATGCCGCGATCGTATTGTCGACGCTGCTTGACGACGCCGCTGCCTCGTTCGTCGAGGGTGTCCTACTGGGTGCCTACTCGCCTCCGTCCCTGGGCTCCGCTGCCGATCGAGTGTCGCCGCTTGCTGCACTGACGCTGTGCAGCGAGTCCGAGGGAATCGCCACCGCGGTGGCGGAAGGCGCCGTGGCGGCCGAGACGACCCTGGTGGCGCGCCGGCTGGCGGCGACGCCGTCGAACGTGAAAAACCCGCAGTGGATGGCCGGGCAGGCACGCGAACTCGCCCAGGACACCGGGCTCCAGGTGCAGGTCCACGATGAGCGCTGGCTCGCTGAACACGGGTTCGGCGGGATCCTCGCCGTGGGCGGAGGCTCGGACAGCCCGGCGCGCCTGGTGACCGTGGAGCACCCGGGCTCCGGCGCCACGAATGGTGCGCCTGTCGTCCTGGTGGGCAAGGGCATCACCTACGACACCGGCGGCATCTCACTGAAGCCGCGCGAGGCGATGATTCCGATGAAGACCGACATGGCCGGCGCGGCCGCCGTGCTCGGCGCAGTGCTGGGCGCCGCGCGCGCCGGGCTTGCGGTGCGAGTCATCGCCGTGCTGCCGTTGGCTGAGAATGCCGTCGGTGCAGCGTCCTACCGGCCCGGCGATGTTGTCGAGATGGTCGATGGCACCACGGTGGAGATCGGGAACACCGACGCCGAGGGTCGCATGGTTCTCGCCGATGCGATGGCCTGGGCGCGCACCGAGTATGCGCCCAGCGCCCTCGTGGACGTCGCGACGCTGACCGGTGCTGCCAGCCTGGGGCTGGGCAAGCGGCACGCCGCCTTGTACGCCACCGACGATCACCTCCGGGCCGGGCTGGAAGCGGCTGCCGAGCGGACCGGGGAGCAGGTGTGGGCGATGCCGTTGGTGCAGGAGTACCGCACCGCGCTGGATTCGACGGTGGCGGATCTGTGCCACATCGCCACCGATTCCTCGGTGGGCGGGGGATCGATCACTGCGGCCCTGTTCCTGCAGCAGTTCGCAGGATCCGGGGCGTGGGCTCACCTGGACATCGCCGGACCGGGGCGTGCTCCCAAGCCCGAGCACGAAGTGAATGAGGGTGCCACAGGCTTCGGTGCGCGCTTACTGTTCCGCTGGCTGCAGTCGCTCACCTGA
- a CDS encoding DUF3117 domain-containing protein → MAAMKPRTGDGPLEVTKEGRGIIMRVPLEGGGRLVVELKPTEADELSAALSAVAG, encoded by the coding sequence ATGGCCGCCATGAAGCCCAGAACCGGTGACGGACCACTCGAGGTCACCAAGGAGGGCCGTGGGATCATCATGCGCGTGCCACTCGAAGGCGGTGGTCGTCTCGTGGTCGAACTCAAGCCCACTGAGGCCGATGAACTGAGCGCCGCGCTCTCCGCCGTCGCCGGCTGA
- a CDS encoding TIGR00730 family Rossman fold protein: MSRERKRHYWKGPVQLRGRQIPEKTTDERLLEPSEGADWVHSDPWRVLRIQSEFVEGFGALAELGPAVSVFGSARMRPEDAEYDLAQQVARHIVEAGYAVITGGGPGVMEAANKGAHDADGISVGLGIELPFEQGLNEYVDLGVNFRYFFARKMMFVKYSEGFIVLPGGYGTLDELFEALTLVQTQKVKRFPIVLVGTQFWGGLIDWIRHSLAGRGTISSHDLDLLHLTDDPAEAVDVVVKANRSRRRQEMAEAAEAAAQAGAAGPE; this comes from the coding sequence ATGAGCCGCGAACGTAAGCGCCACTACTGGAAGGGGCCCGTCCAGTTACGGGGCCGGCAGATTCCGGAGAAGACGACCGACGAGCGGCTCCTGGAGCCGTCCGAAGGTGCCGACTGGGTGCACTCCGACCCATGGCGGGTGTTGCGGATCCAGTCCGAGTTCGTGGAGGGCTTTGGTGCACTCGCCGAGCTTGGGCCCGCCGTCAGCGTGTTCGGTTCGGCGCGGATGCGCCCCGAGGATGCCGAGTACGACCTCGCCCAGCAGGTGGCCCGCCACATTGTCGAGGCCGGCTACGCCGTGATCACCGGAGGCGGACCAGGGGTGATGGAGGCCGCCAACAAGGGAGCGCACGACGCCGACGGCATCTCCGTGGGCCTCGGCATTGAGCTTCCGTTCGAGCAGGGCCTGAATGAGTACGTCGACCTCGGGGTGAACTTCCGGTATTTCTTCGCCCGGAAGATGATGTTCGTGAAGTACTCCGAGGGATTCATCGTGCTCCCGGGTGGCTACGGCACGCTGGACGAACTGTTCGAGGCGCTGACCCTGGTGCAGACGCAGAAGGTCAAACGGTTCCCGATCGTGCTGGTGGGTACGCAATTTTGGGGTGGGCTGATCGACTGGATCCGGCACTCGCTCGCGGGCCGCGGCACGATCTCCTCCCACGACCTGGATCTGCTACATCTCACCGATGATCCGGCCGAAGCCGTGGACGTGGTGGTCAAGGCGAATCGGAGCAGGCGACGCCAGGAGATGGCCGAGGCCGCGGAGGCCGCCGCGCAGGCGGGCGCGGCCGGGCCCGAGTGA
- the dapE gene encoding succinyl-diaminopimelate desuccinylase: MPDAPAPPAVLPDPREVDPVTLTRAICDISSVSGNETALANAVEDVLLSADHLEVLRDGDTVVARTHLGRDRRVVIAGHLDTVPIQDNLPTELLERDGQEILWGRGTVDMKGGVGVALHLAVTLAEPGVDVTWVFYDHEEVEASLNGLGRVARTHPDWLAGDFAVLGEPTGGGIEGGCNGTLRVEVRTHGTTAHSARAWKGHNAIHDAAAILTRLADYTPAEVEVDGLVYREGMNAVGIRGGIATNMIPDECVVTVNYRFAPSASVEQAYAHVRELFDGYDVELTDSSPGARPGMDSPAAREFTAAVTAVTGGQLGPKYGWTDVARFSELGVPAVNFGPGDPSLAHADDEHTPTEQIRTCATALAAWLTAPADGPGEERSVR, from the coding sequence GAGGTCGATCCGGTCACTCTGACCCGCGCGATCTGCGATATCTCCAGCGTCAGCGGGAATGAGACCGCGCTCGCGAACGCCGTCGAGGATGTGCTGCTCAGCGCTGACCATCTCGAGGTGCTCCGCGACGGTGACACGGTGGTCGCCCGCACCCACCTGGGCCGAGACCGCAGGGTGGTGATCGCCGGACACCTGGACACGGTGCCGATCCAGGACAACCTACCCACCGAGCTCCTCGAACGTGACGGTCAGGAGATCCTCTGGGGGCGCGGCACTGTGGACATGAAGGGCGGCGTCGGCGTGGCCCTGCACCTGGCAGTCACGCTCGCCGAGCCGGGTGTGGACGTCACCTGGGTCTTCTACGACCACGAGGAGGTCGAGGCGTCGCTGAATGGGCTCGGCCGTGTGGCGCGTACGCACCCGGACTGGCTCGCCGGTGACTTCGCCGTGCTCGGCGAGCCCACCGGCGGCGGGATCGAGGGCGGCTGCAATGGCACCCTCCGCGTGGAGGTGCGCACGCACGGGACGACGGCACATTCGGCCCGCGCATGGAAGGGACACAACGCGATTCATGACGCCGCCGCGATCCTCACCCGACTGGCCGACTACACCCCCGCCGAGGTGGAGGTGGACGGTCTCGTCTACCGGGAGGGGATGAACGCCGTCGGCATCCGCGGCGGGATCGCCACGAATATGATCCCCGATGAGTGCGTCGTCACCGTGAACTACCGCTTCGCGCCCTCGGCGAGTGTGGAGCAGGCCTACGCGCATGTGCGTGAGCTGTTCGACGGGTACGACGTGGAGCTGACCGATTCCTCGCCAGGCGCGCGCCCCGGGATGGACTCACCGGCCGCGCGCGAGTTCACCGCGGCCGTCACGGCGGTGACTGGGGGGCAGCTGGGCCCGAAGTACGGCTGGACCGATGTGGCGCGGTTCAGTGAGCTCGGAGTACCCGCGGTCAACTTCGGCCCCGGCGACCCCTCGCTGGCGCATGCCGACGACGAACACACCCCCACCGAGCAGATCCGTACCTGTGCGACCGCGCTGGCCGCCTGGTTGACCGCCCCGGCCGATGGCCCGGGCGAGGAGAGGAGCGTCCGATGA